From a region of the Streptococcus ruminantium genome:
- a CDS encoding ABC transporter permease, whose product MKVIISSALVHMKQAIARSMFRYCLFLNPLCNAVLLGLMYSNRSNQEFTLYAILGTSLSSFWTIICFSSAADINREKYLGTLPILFTSPSGFKKIIFGKLLGNSLWGVIAFLLNVFFVTILFNRFLVVKNFSLLVIVIVLAVLTFVSIGMLMCSAFTLSRSARLLMNLIEYPLLLVTGMVFSLDVIPQYVKWFSYILSPTWVMEGFELAVYGGNLKEIFIVISILSLLTVFNFIIAYFAFVSVEKKSRIDATLEVY is encoded by the coding sequence ATGAAAGTTATTATTTCTAGTGCTCTTGTACATATGAAGCAAGCGATAGCAAGAAGTATGTTTCGCTATTGTCTATTTTTAAATCCTCTGTGTAATGCTGTTCTCTTAGGGCTAATGTATAGTAATAGATCCAATCAAGAATTTACTTTATATGCTATTTTGGGAACCTCTCTATCTTCATTTTGGACGATTATTTGTTTTTCATCAGCGGCAGATATAAACAGAGAAAAGTATTTAGGGACGTTACCTATTTTATTCACATCACCGTCAGGTTTTAAAAAGATTATTTTTGGTAAATTACTTGGTAACAGTCTTTGGGGAGTAATAGCATTTTTGTTGAATGTATTTTTTGTGACCATATTATTTAATCGTTTTTTGGTTGTTAAAAATTTTAGCTTATTAGTAATTGTGATTGTCTTGGCAGTACTGACTTTTGTCAGTATAGGGATGCTAATGTGTTCAGCATTTACTTTATCAAGAAGTGCTCGGTTGTTAATGAACTTAATAGAGTATCCGCTACTGTTAGTAACCGGAATGGTTTTTTCCTTAGATGTTATCCCTCAATATGTTAAGTGGTTTTCGTATATTTTATCTCCAACATGGGTAATGGAAGGATTTGAACTGGCTGTATACGGTGGGAATTTAAAAGAGATATTTATTGTTATATCAATTCTCTCCTTACTTACCGTATTTAATTTTATAATTGCTTACTTTGCCTTTGTCAGTGTAGAGAAAAAAAGTAGAATTGACGCAACTTTGGAGGTGTATTAA
- the amaP gene encoding alkaline shock response membrane anchor protein AmaP, translating to MNRVKKISFVSFGFLLSLLVGILALMTVDKVRFPDQVSNLITSLYLKPALQSTLAPYIFWTATAVLIFLLMFILVVIFYPRLYTEVELEDTESGRLEIKKDAIESYIRTLIQEEGIMPSPAVKVKMFRNRFKVYASGRIVPKVDVPAKLAALEKEIRAGLEQFFGIAKKLDYHVAVTHIEPKQKVTSSRVE from the coding sequence ATGAATAGGGTCAAAAAAATAAGTTTCGTTAGTTTCGGATTTCTTCTAAGTCTTCTAGTTGGAATATTGGCTCTAATGACTGTGGATAAGGTAAGGTTTCCGGATCAAGTATCTAATCTAATAACTTCCTTATATCTCAAGCCAGCTTTACAAAGTACCTTAGCTCCCTATATCTTTTGGACGGCAACGGCGGTGCTAATCTTTCTCCTAATGTTCATTCTGGTAGTGATATTTTATCCAAGACTTTATACAGAGGTTGAATTGGAGGATACAGAATCTGGACGATTAGAAATCAAAAAAGATGCTATTGAATCTTATATTCGTACTTTGATTCAGGAAGAAGGAATCATGCCTTCACCTGCTGTCAAAGTGAAGATGTTTCGTAATCGCTTCAAGGTTTACGCGAGTGGACGAATTGTTCCAAAGGTTGATGTTCCCGCAAAACTAGCAGCCCTAGAGAAAGAAATTCGGGCAGGATTGGAGCAATTCTTTGGTATTGCCAAGAAATTAGACTACCATGTAGCTGTCACTCATATCGAGCCTAAGCAGAAAGTAACGTCTAGTCGTGTAGAATAG
- a CDS encoding diacylglycerol/lipid kinase family protein, which translates to MKVLVLYNSKSGSGDKTSLIKTLTTYLAGEGVEEKNICLHEPKSIEEAVALAKQASEERVDLVVTMGGDGTINKIAGGIYEGGGHSVLGILPSGTVNNFAKSLGIPIGEAAIPNLLKGQVKAVKLCQVNQQYAISSLTLGIMADIAAKVTSAQKRKWGPLAYLKDTIRVLFRNRNYYLELRYGQELVRYKTKILLITLTKSIGGITQFDTVSEFDDGLMSVYLFSDVSLWRWLLRLPRIFRGEVAQLQELQHFRTSELSIKQYKRRYRSARTRIDGDKSDYLPVKLTVLPEGIRVMVP; encoded by the coding sequence ATGAAAGTATTGGTTCTTTACAATTCTAAGTCAGGTTCTGGTGATAAAACAAGCTTAATCAAAACATTGACAACCTATCTGGCAGGTGAGGGGGTAGAAGAAAAAAATATCTGCTTGCATGAACCTAAAAGTATTGAAGAAGCGGTAGCTCTGGCCAAACAAGCTTCTGAAGAACGGGTTGATTTGGTGGTTACCATGGGTGGTGATGGTACGATAAATAAAATAGCAGGTGGTATCTATGAAGGTGGTGGCCATTCTGTTCTGGGAATATTACCCTCAGGGACTGTTAATAATTTTGCTAAATCCTTGGGAATTCCTATTGGAGAAGCAGCTATTCCAAACCTTTTGAAGGGGCAGGTTAAAGCTGTAAAACTATGCCAGGTCAACCAGCAATACGCCATTTCGAGTTTGACTCTGGGCATTATGGCAGATATTGCAGCTAAGGTAACATCGGCACAAAAAAGAAAATGGGGACCGTTAGCCTATCTTAAGGATACGATACGGGTTCTTTTTAGAAATAGGAATTATTATCTGGAGTTAAGATATGGGCAAGAGCTCGTCAGGTATAAAACTAAGATTTTGCTCATTACTTTGACCAAGTCAATCGGTGGCATAACCCAATTTGATACCGTTTCTGAATTTGACGATGGTTTGATGAGTGTTTATCTCTTCTCAGATGTTTCTTTGTGGCGATGGTTGCTTCGTCTGCCTCGTATTTTCAGAGGGGAAGTCGCTCAACTACAAGAGCTTCAACATTTTCGTACTTCAGAACTATCGATTAAACAATACAAGCGACGCTACAGAAGTGCTCGAACAAGAATTGATGGAGATAAAAGTGATTATTTACCTGTTAAATTGACTGTACTGCCTGAAGGGATCAGGGTGATGGTTCCCTAA
- a CDS encoding ABC transporter ATP-binding protein, with product MDSVVKVQQLSREYSEKKSFFKQSPSVVKAVEDLSFEIYPGEIFGLLGPNGAGKSTTIKILSTMLLPTSGEVEISGFDIYKDEQQIRERINFIFGGERSLYFRLSAEDNLFYFADLYKIPRKKQLILIPALLKQVGLNSVAKRRVETFSKGMKQRLQIARALLNDPEIIFLDEPSIGLDPVGALELRNIIKELAKNGKTILLTTHYMAEAEELCDRIAIINRGEIVTCGTLPEIASLISDEDRTKILQDKVKEQKEIDVTLEDIYLNLVR from the coding sequence ATGGATTCAGTAGTTAAAGTTCAACAGTTGAGCAGAGAATATTCAGAAAAGAAGAGTTTCTTTAAACAGAGTCCTAGTGTTGTTAAAGCAGTTGAGGACCTCTCCTTTGAAATCTATCCAGGAGAAATTTTTGGCTTATTAGGTCCGAATGGTGCAGGCAAGTCAACTACAATAAAAATTCTTTCAACAATGCTTCTTCCTACATCAGGTGAAGTAGAAATATCTGGATTTGATATCTATAAAGATGAGCAACAAATTCGCGAGAGAATAAATTTCATTTTTGGAGGAGAAAGAAGTTTATATTTTAGACTTTCTGCTGAGGATAATTTGTTTTATTTTGCAGATTTATATAAGATACCTCGAAAGAAGCAACTGATTTTGATTCCAGCTTTACTTAAACAGGTTGGGTTGAATAGTGTTGCAAAACGTAGAGTAGAGACATTCTCAAAAGGTATGAAGCAGCGTCTTCAGATTGCTAGAGCATTGTTAAATGATCCTGAGATAATTTTTTTAGATGAACCGAGTATTGGTCTTGATCCAGTAGGAGCACTTGAGTTGAGAAACATCATAAAAGAGCTAGCTAAAAATGGGAAAACAATTCTTTTAACAACTCATTATATGGCTGAAGCTGAGGAACTTTGTGATAGAATTGCAATCATTAATCGAGGCGAAATTGTAACCTGTGGTACATTACCAGAAATTGCATCATTAATTTCAGATGAAGATAGAACAAAAATTCTTCAAGATAAAGTGAAAGAACAAAAAGAAATAGATGTAACACTGGAAGACATTTATTTGAATTTGGTGAGGTAG
- a CDS encoding Asp23/Gls24 family envelope stress response protein translates to MTQAVELTKAKTIRGDLTYDDKVIEKIIGLALESVDGLLGVDGGFLSNIKEKLVNTDSTRDGVNVEVGKKQVAVDLNIVAEYKKHVPTIFEDIKKVIETEVKGMTNLDVVEVNVNVVDIKTRQQYEEEKISLQERITEVAQTTGEFASAHYNKAAKGIQNLTESDEPRVI, encoded by the coding sequence ATGACTCAAGCAGTAGAACTAACAAAAGCAAAAACTATCCGTGGTGATTTAACTTATGATGATAAAGTTATTGAAAAAATCATCGGACTAGCTCTCGAATCCGTAGATGGTCTTTTGGGAGTGGATGGTGGTTTCTTATCCAATATTAAAGAAAAATTGGTTAATACAGACTCAACCAGAGATGGTGTGAATGTTGAAGTTGGGAAAAAACAAGTTGCAGTGGATTTGAATATTGTGGCTGAGTACAAAAAACATGTTCCAACAATTTTCGAAGATATTAAAAAGGTCATCGAAACAGAAGTTAAGGGAATGACAAACTTAGATGTCGTAGAAGTTAATGTTAACGTCGTAGATATTAAGACCCGCCAGCAGTATGAAGAAGAAAAGATTAGTTTGCAGGAACGAATCACTGAAGTTGCTCAAACAACTGGTGAGTTTGCCTCAGCCCATTATAACAAAGCTGCTAAGGGAATCCAAAACCTAACAGAATCAGATGAACCACGTGTAATTTAG
- a CDS encoding GlsB/YeaQ/YmgE family stress response membrane protein produces the protein MLWSIIVGAFIGVVAGAVTKKGGSMGWIANILAGLIGASVGQSLFGVWGPTLAGMALIPSILGAVIVVAVVSFFLGKSR, from the coding sequence ATGTTGTGGTCAATTATTGTAGGTGCATTTATCGGAGTTGTTGCTGGAGCTGTAACAAAAAAAGGTGGCTCTATGGGATGGATAGCTAATATTCTGGCTGGGCTCATTGGTGCCTCGGTTGGCCAATCACTCTTTGGTGTTTGGGGACCAACTTTAGCAGGCATGGCTTTAATTCCTTCAATTCTTGGAGCTGTTATTGTAGTCGCAGTCGTTTCCTTCTTTCTAGGAAAATCTCGCTAG
- a CDS encoding TrkA C-terminal domain-containing protein has protein sequence MPNRKLIKTSKFQKIAVEVAKKIAIGDYPVGSSIKSRSTLSATFGVSHETIRKAMNILADLHIVTLKQGSGATILSKERAIEFLDDFESTNDIETQKNNILEQIKEQERHLKKLSGLVSIYLEQTKLVNKKYPLDPYGLRLSADSEFIGMQLLDAQIWHKTGATIVAIERNNELLLSPSPYQTFQKNDTIYFIGEEPSYARMANIFNLS, from the coding sequence ATGCCTAACAGAAAATTGATTAAAACATCAAAATTTCAGAAAATCGCTGTTGAAGTGGCTAAAAAAATCGCTATCGGTGATTACCCCGTAGGTTCAAGTATAAAATCTCGCTCAACACTCTCAGCCACTTTCGGCGTTTCTCATGAGACCATCAGGAAAGCTATGAATATCTTAGCCGACCTCCACATTGTAACCCTTAAACAAGGTAGTGGGGCAACTATATTATCAAAGGAGCGCGCAATTGAGTTTCTTGATGATTTTGAAAGTACTAATGATATCGAAACTCAAAAAAATAATATTCTAGAACAAATCAAAGAACAAGAAAGGCACCTAAAAAAATTATCCGGCTTGGTTTCTATCTATCTGGAACAGACTAAATTAGTCAACAAAAAATATCCCCTTGATCCCTATGGTCTCCGTTTATCAGCGGATTCTGAATTTATAGGAATGCAGCTCCTTGATGCTCAGATTTGGCATAAGACAGGGGCCACAATAGTGGCTATCGAGCGAAATAACGAACTCCTTCTCTCACCTAGTCCTTATCAGACATTCCAGAAGAATGATACAATCTACTTTATTGGTGAAGAACCTAGCTATGCTCGCATGGCTAATATCTTTAACCTTTCATAG
- a CDS encoding DUF2273 domain-containing protein, with product MNWKKWFSHYQYSITGALVGLLVAVLLIQIGFLKTLLIVAFMLSGIFIANYLQKTQLLKQLFK from the coding sequence ATGAACTGGAAAAAATGGTTTAGTCATTATCAATACTCAATAACAGGTGCATTAGTCGGTTTACTCGTGGCAGTACTATTGATACAAATTGGATTTTTAAAAACGTTACTAATTGTAGCTTTTATGCTAAGCGGTATCTTCATTGCTAATTACTTACAAAAAACACAGCTTTTGAAACAGTTGTTCAAATAA
- a CDS encoding ABC transporter permease — MESILRFFRRIVFSYKQSSIMSDWKTYMMFDLIPPISQTLFFSMVAGYIYGTDYIQKWMIGNAILIASFGALFGVGTQLMVEKYNGTLSFLMASKTKLSSILFSSAISTMITSMLSVTIGVTLVSFILGISWNIRMISSFVVVLFLSSFVAMSFGYIFSCFILITSETNLVLNLASRLLLIFTGANFPISKLPHILQWFSNILPLTRSIQIAQGLVEGNSLSKYYGLIYEELALGFSFIFVTSLLLKFMERKSRITGKLEFT, encoded by the coding sequence ATGGAAAGTATTTTAAGATTTTTTAGAAGGATTGTCTTTTCTTACAAACAATCCTCAATAATGTCGGATTGGAAAACATACATGATGTTTGACTTGATTCCTCCCATTTCACAAACCTTGTTTTTCTCTATGGTTGCCGGATACATTTACGGAACGGATTACATTCAAAAGTGGATGATTGGAAATGCGATACTCATTGCCTCTTTTGGCGCTTTGTTTGGTGTTGGAACACAACTGATGGTAGAGAAATACAATGGGACACTGAGTTTTCTAATGGCTTCCAAAACTAAGTTAAGCTCAATCTTGTTTTCCAGTGCCATTAGCACAATGATTACGAGTATGCTATCTGTAACTATAGGAGTGACATTAGTTAGTTTTATTTTAGGAATTAGTTGGAATATAAGAATGATTTCTTCGTTTGTTGTAGTTCTTTTTCTCTCCTCTTTTGTAGCCATGAGTTTTGGATATATATTTTCATGTTTTATTTTAATTACCAGTGAGACAAATCTTGTATTGAATTTAGCAAGTCGATTGTTGTTGATTTTTACCGGTGCTAATTTTCCAATTAGTAAATTACCTCATATTTTACAATGGTTTTCTAATATTCTACCTTTGACAAGATCTATTCAGATTGCTCAAGGTTTAGTAGAAGGAAATAGCCTTTCTAAATATTATGGACTAATTTATGAAGAGTTAGCCTTAGGTTTTTCTTTCATATTCGTAACTTCTCTTCTATTGAAATTTATGGAAAGAAAGTCACGTATAACTGGAAAACTGGAATTTACATAA